In Aliamphritea ceti, a single window of DNA contains:
- a CDS encoding Lrp/AsnC family transcriptional regulator, translated as MNLDTKDQHILALLQQNARMPTAEIARAVNLARSTVQERIRRLEEKGVIEGYGVRLNAQLLPRPQFFSRVSVSVLAPFQAAVIGILESIPQVYCCETVSGSIDLMLEIRAHDSAELDAVIEKISALKGVERTESGIILREFFRRAL; from the coding sequence TTGAATTTAGATACTAAAGATCAGCATATTCTGGCGTTGTTACAGCAAAATGCACGTATGCCGACGGCGGAAATTGCCCGGGCTGTTAATCTGGCCCGTTCGACAGTTCAGGAACGTATACGTCGGCTGGAGGAAAAGGGCGTTATTGAAGGCTATGGAGTACGTCTGAATGCTCAGCTATTACCGCGGCCCCAGTTTTTCAGCCGGGTGTCTGTGAGTGTATTGGCGCCGTTCCAGGCGGCTGTTATAGGTATTCTGGAAAGCATTCCACAGGTGTATTGCTGTGAAACCGTCAGTGGCAGTATTGATCTGATGTTAGAAATACGTGCTCATGATTCGGCTGAACTGGACGCGGTGATTGAAAAGATCAGCGCGCTCAAAGGTGTTGAGCGCACTGAGTCGGGAATCATTCTGCGTGAATTTTTTCGCCGCGCTTTATAA
- a CDS encoding HalD/BesD family halogenase, with the protein MSALTAQQIIDHQRYPIADTDRPERAALIEKIQKDLAKDGCAVVKNFLSETGLRDMLNEAQERKDQAYYSEKKACNVYLGDGDPELSEEHPRNVFLPRTNGFITADLLTEDTAARILYHWEPLTRFLADCLGKKELFIYDDPVSNMIVNLGKPGQQFNWHYDTNEFTITMLLKPAVTGGHFEYVANLRTSEDECYDEVKKVLDGDRSRITRLELNAGDLQFFLGRFSLHQVTENTGDDDRLLLIMSFTEKPGVIGSLYRVKDLYGKVTDAHYENERNRVRADGLLD; encoded by the coding sequence ATGTCTGCATTAACCGCACAACAGATTATTGATCATCAGCGTTACCCCATAGCTGATACGGACAGGCCGGAGCGAGCTGCACTGATTGAAAAAATTCAGAAGGATCTGGCTAAGGACGGCTGTGCGGTGGTTAAAAACTTCCTCAGTGAAACCGGCTTGCGGGACATGCTTAATGAAGCACAGGAGCGAAAAGATCAGGCTTATTATTCGGAGAAAAAGGCCTGTAACGTCTATCTTGGTGACGGTGATCCTGAATTATCGGAAGAGCACCCCCGTAATGTGTTTTTGCCTCGCACCAATGGTTTTATTACGGCGGACTTACTCACTGAAGATACCGCCGCCCGGATTTTGTATCACTGGGAACCACTGACTCGCTTTTTGGCTGACTGTCTGGGGAAGAAAGAACTGTTTATTTACGACGACCCGGTTTCTAACATGATTGTGAATCTAGGGAAGCCTGGCCAGCAGTTCAACTGGCACTACGATACTAATGAGTTCACCATCACCATGTTGCTAAAGCCAGCGGTTACCGGCGGGCATTTTGAATATGTGGCGAACTTACGGACCTCTGAAGATGAATGCTACGATGAGGTGAAAAAGGTACTCGATGGTGATCGCAGCCGGATTACCCGGTTAGAGCTGAATGCCGGTGATTTGCAGTTTTTTCTGGGGCGTTTTTCTCTGCATCAAGTAACTGAAAATACGGGGGATGATGATCGCTTACTTTTGATTATGTCATTCACTGAAAAGCCAGGTGTGATTGGCAGTTTGTATCGGGTGAAAGACCTTTACGGAAAAGTGACTGACGCTCATTATGAAAATGAGCGTAATCGGGTCAGAGCTGACGGGTTACTGGACTGA
- the cueR gene encoding Cu(I)-responsive transcriptional regulator — MNISQAAAATGLSAKTIRYYEQQGIVAPAERSDNGYRTYSPVHIDELKFIKRTRSLGFSLEEGRDLLRLAQDPNRTSAQVKSKALEHIQQITEQIEALEAMRAALLPIVEQCQGDESTDCPIIDQLSGRSQ, encoded by the coding sequence ATGAACATCTCTCAGGCCGCAGCGGCCACCGGACTCAGTGCTAAAACTATTCGTTATTACGAACAGCAGGGGATAGTTGCGCCTGCGGAACGTTCGGATAACGGTTACCGGACCTATTCGCCGGTGCATATTGATGAGCTGAAGTTCATCAAGCGTACGCGCAGTCTTGGGTTTTCGCTGGAAGAAGGCCGTGATTTGCTGCGTCTGGCTCAGGATCCCAACCGCACCAGTGCCCAGGTAAAAAGTAAGGCGCTGGAGCATATACAACAGATCACTGAACAGATTGAAGCGCTGGAAGCAATGCGGGCAGCTTTATTGCCGATTGTTGAACAGTGCCAGGGTGACGAGTCGACAGACTGCCCGATTATTGATCAGCTTAGTGGTCGCTCCCAGTAA
- a CDS encoding transporter substrate-binding domain-containing protein: protein MTNRIKTLLSLSAILLSSFSLTSQAETIRIAIDGSFAPFAIVDNSGVLSGFDVDIANALCQQMQADCKIVSQPWDGMIPGLRVKKFDAIISSMSITEERSKVVDFSEKYYSNSLVLLGAKERQFDTSDAGLQGLTIGAYRATVSSQYLEDNYSGDVDIKLYDTQENAYLDMKSGRIDLLVSDKFPAYDWLQSADGQDYEFKGSDIDIQDQIAIAVRKGSALKQAFSDAISAIVANGQYAEINRRYFPFSIY, encoded by the coding sequence ATGACAAACCGAATAAAAACTTTGCTTAGCCTGAGCGCTATACTGCTTAGCAGCTTCAGTTTAACCAGCCAGGCTGAAACTATACGTATCGCTATTGACGGTTCCTTTGCACCTTTTGCCATCGTCGATAACAGCGGTGTATTAAGCGGCTTTGACGTCGACATTGCTAATGCCCTCTGCCAACAGATGCAGGCAGACTGCAAAATAGTCTCGCAGCCCTGGGATGGCATGATCCCGGGATTACGGGTAAAAAAGTTCGATGCCATTATCTCTTCAATGTCGATTACCGAAGAACGCTCTAAAGTCGTCGACTTCAGCGAAAAATACTATTCCAATTCACTGGTTCTTCTCGGTGCAAAAGAGCGCCAGTTCGACACATCAGATGCAGGCCTGCAAGGCTTAACCATTGGTGCTTACCGGGCCACAGTTTCCAGCCAGTATCTGGAAGATAATTACAGTGGCGACGTAGATATTAAGCTCTATGACACTCAGGAAAATGCTTATCTGGATATGAAGTCCGGCCGGATTGATTTACTTGTTTCAGATAAATTTCCTGCTTATGACTGGTTACAATCCGCAGACGGTCAGGATTATGAATTTAAAGGTTCAGATATAGACATTCAGGACCAGATAGCCATTGCCGTTCGTAAAGGTTCTGCTCTCAAACAGGCTTTCAGCGACGCCATCAGCGCAATTGTTGCCAACGGTCAGTATGCAGAAATTAATCGCCGTTACTTCCCTTTCAGTATTTATTAA
- a CDS encoding TetR family transcriptional regulator: MTAVAVPDAVTKPMTKAETRAIREKSLLRAALVTVARYGIEGATVARICSEAGASRGLISHYFVSKDALLIAALQGLFDEAQTLKENIAADQSLPLTERIRGIAHSSFQAPVYSWEMAAAWQAFTNACRFTPLYLEPIQDSTEQFNDTVRLLFIALGDEQNLAVSPAAAARGLFILIDGLWNSLATGKDDMTPEEATQMCDVFISGCLQ; this comes from the coding sequence ATGACTGCCGTAGCTGTGCCTGATGCTGTCACTAAACCAATGACCAAGGCAGAAACTCGTGCAATACGGGAAAAGAGCTTGCTGCGAGCAGCATTAGTGACGGTTGCCAGATATGGCATTGAAGGGGCTACAGTGGCGCGGATTTGCAGCGAAGCCGGTGCTTCCCGTGGACTGATATCTCATTACTTTGTCAGTAAAGACGCCTTGTTGATTGCCGCCTTGCAAGGGCTGTTTGATGAAGCGCAGACGCTTAAAGAAAATATAGCTGCCGATCAGAGCTTACCGTTAACCGAGCGAATCCGCGGCATTGCTCATAGCAGTTTTCAGGCGCCGGTGTATAGCTGGGAGATGGCGGCAGCCTGGCAGGCTTTCACGAATGCCTGTCGATTTACGCCTTTATATCTGGAGCCGATTCAGGACTCTACAGAACAGTTTAACGATACGGTTCGGCTTTTGTTCATAGCATTAGGAGATGAACAGAACTTAGCTGTTAGTCCGGCAGCTGCAGCCAGGGGATTGTTTATTTTGATAGATGGCTTGTGGAATAGCCTGGCGACTGGCAAAGATGATATGACCCCGGAAGAAGCGACCCAAATGTGTGATGTCTTTATTTCTGGATGTTTGCAGTAA
- a CDS encoding aldehyde dehydrogenase family protein: MLQKRDFYINGAWVAPSQVNDCEVINPATAEACAVISLGSQADTDAAVAAARQAFNSWSETPKEERLNLIKALLREYEKRNDDMAAAISMEMGAPIDLATRAQAGSGSSHIEGFIEAFESFEFEKSLGSNEQLIHEPIGVCGMITPWNWPMNQVTLKVIPALAVGCTVVLKPSEVAPLSSIVFAEIVDAAGFPAGVFNMVNGDGVGVGSQLSSHPDVDMLSFTGSTRAGALISKAAADTVKRVTLELGGKGANIVFADADDKAVKRGTFHCFNNTGQSCNAPTRMLVERSVYDQAVADAIAAAGATEIADPTLAGKHIGPVVSEMQYNKIQELIQVGIDEGARLIAGGTGKPEGLEQGYFVKPTIFADVNNEMRIAREEVFGPVLTMIPFDTEEEAIRIANDTDYGLTNYVQTQDPEKAKRVARKLRSGMVRVNGIDSAGASPFGGYKQSGNGREGGIWGLEDFLEIKHITDWQG, encoded by the coding sequence ATGTTGCAGAAACGCGATTTTTACATCAATGGTGCCTGGGTGGCACCGAGCCAGGTGAATGATTGTGAAGTAATTAATCCGGCCACAGCTGAGGCCTGTGCGGTTATTTCACTGGGTAGCCAGGCAGATACTGATGCGGCGGTTGCAGCAGCGCGTCAGGCATTTAACAGCTGGTCTGAAACCCCTAAAGAAGAGCGTTTGAATTTAATCAAGGCGTTGCTGCGTGAATATGAAAAACGTAACGACGATATGGCAGCGGCTATTTCTATGGAAATGGGTGCGCCGATTGATCTGGCGACCCGTGCGCAAGCCGGTTCTGGCAGTTCGCATATTGAAGGTTTTATTGAAGCCTTTGAAAGCTTTGAGTTTGAAAAATCACTGGGTAGTAACGAACAGCTGATCCATGAGCCTATCGGTGTTTGCGGCATGATTACACCGTGGAACTGGCCAATGAATCAGGTCACGCTGAAGGTTATCCCAGCACTTGCTGTTGGCTGTACTGTGGTACTGAAACCTTCTGAAGTAGCGCCTTTATCTTCCATTGTATTTGCTGAAATTGTCGATGCTGCGGGTTTTCCTGCCGGTGTGTTTAACATGGTCAATGGTGACGGCGTAGGTGTTGGCAGCCAGCTTTCCAGCCATCCTGATGTGGATATGCTGTCGTTCACTGGCTCTACAAGAGCCGGTGCGCTGATCAGTAAAGCCGCGGCGGATACCGTCAAGCGGGTAACACTTGAGCTGGGTGGTAAGGGCGCAAATATCGTTTTTGCGGATGCTGATGATAAAGCGGTAAAGCGCGGTACTTTCCATTGTTTCAATAACACCGGACAGTCCTGTAATGCACCGACACGTATGCTGGTGGAGCGATCTGTTTATGATCAGGCAGTGGCAGATGCAATAGCAGCAGCTGGTGCGACTGAAATTGCCGATCCTACTTTAGCGGGTAAGCACATTGGTCCTGTGGTTAGTGAAATGCAGTACAACAAGATTCAGGAGCTGATTCAGGTTGGTATTGATGAAGGTGCACGCCTGATTGCCGGTGGTACAGGTAAGCCGGAAGGGCTGGAGCAGGGCTATTTCGTTAAGCCGACTATTTTTGCGGACGTGAATAACGAGATGCGGATTGCCCGGGAAGAAGTATTTGGCCCGGTATTAACTATGATTCCATTTGATACTGAAGAAGAAGCAATTCGTATCGCTAACGATACGGATTATGGTCTGACTAACTATGTACAGACTCAGGATCCGGAAAAAGCTAAACGTGTAGCCCGTAAGCTGCGCAGCGGTATGGTACGGGTGAACGGTATTGATTCAGCAGGCGCTTCACCATTTGGTGGTTATAAGCAGTCTGGTAACGGCCGTGAAGGTGGTATCTGGGGTCTGGAAGACTTCCTTGAGATCAAACATATCACTGACTGGCAGGGCTGA
- a CDS encoding PfkB family carbohydrate kinase: MTNRERQLLQLLQANPLISQQELADSLSISRSAVATHLTNLTAKGAIKGRGYILNERRYSVVIGGANMDILGTPNQALTPGSSTPGTVSYSPGGVGRNIAENLARLGEDCYLIAPVGDDHSGRQLTELSSLAGIDTSQMVTIPGHATSSYLSLVDEQGEMQQAIADMAILDAFGPDYLRKQLGLLARAELLVLDTNLKNSTLECLFDQLPEQRFFVDCVSSAKAPKIQPFLSRIHTLKPNLAEAAAISGIHLDSENLSEPALKELAGWFHQQGVERLFISLGSEGLYYSHLNGEAFRCQQTSQTVINSNGAGDALMAALCHGWLQQMSARQTCRFALAAASLALASQSTINPEMSRLNVKQLLSESN, translated from the coding sequence ATGACAAATCGCGAACGTCAGTTGCTGCAATTACTACAAGCCAATCCGCTGATCAGCCAACAGGAACTGGCGGACTCTCTCAGTATCAGCCGTTCTGCTGTCGCTACCCATCTGACTAATCTAACCGCCAAAGGGGCTATCAAAGGCCGGGGCTATATCCTCAATGAACGCCGTTACTCGGTCGTTATTGGCGGTGCCAATATGGATATTCTTGGTACCCCTAATCAGGCCTTAACCCCAGGCAGCTCAACTCCAGGAACAGTCAGCTACAGTCCTGGTGGTGTTGGTCGTAACATTGCTGAAAACCTTGCCCGTCTGGGGGAAGACTGCTATTTGATCGCACCGGTAGGTGACGACCACAGTGGCCGGCAGCTCACCGAATTAAGCAGCCTTGCTGGTATCGATACCAGCCAGATGGTGACGATTCCTGGCCATGCAACTTCCAGCTATTTATCGCTGGTCGATGAACAGGGTGAAATGCAGCAAGCGATTGCCGACATGGCGATTCTGGATGCATTCGGGCCAGACTATCTGCGTAAACAACTGGGCTTACTGGCCCGGGCAGAATTGCTGGTACTGGATACCAACCTGAAGAACAGTACCCTGGAATGCCTGTTTGATCAGTTACCGGAGCAACGCTTCTTTGTGGATTGCGTTTCCAGTGCCAAGGCACCTAAAATCCAGCCATTTCTGTCCCGTATCCATACATTGAAACCAAATCTGGCAGAAGCAGCGGCAATATCCGGTATACATCTCGATTCTGAAAACCTGTCCGAGCCAGCCCTTAAAGAGCTGGCAGGCTGGTTCCATCAGCAAGGTGTCGAACGTTTATTTATCAGCCTTGGCAGTGAAGGTCTGTATTACAGCCACCTGAACGGCGAGGCTTTCCGCTGCCAGCAAACCAGCCAAACAGTTATCAACAGCAACGGCGCGGGAGATGCTCTGATGGCAGCCCTCTGCCATGGCTGGCTACAGCAAATGTCTGCCCGCCAAACCTGTCGCTTCGCGCTGGCTGCTGCCAGTCTGGCACTGGCCAGCCAATCCACTATTAATCCGGAGATGTCACGTCTGAACGTGAAGCAGCTCCTGTCCGAATCTAATTAA
- a CDS encoding LysE family translocator, whose translation MDNYLLFILIAAAVIASPGPGIVLTLKNALQYDFRGALPGVAGVALGMLLIAVISAAGLGLLLTTSALAFSVLKYLGAAYLIYLGIKLWRSAGQAADLSVGRRSSVRVRFFEGLGITALNPKPIVFFLSLFPQFIDPAAAYVPQFALLALTFSALVVVIHCGYAAAANLARDKLRTPKGSEIINKVSGGVFVCFGLALTSSK comes from the coding sequence ATGGATAACTATCTGCTGTTTATTCTGATTGCCGCGGCAGTCATCGCCAGCCCCGGACCTGGTATCGTACTGACGCTGAAAAATGCGCTGCAGTATGATTTCAGAGGTGCCTTGCCGGGTGTGGCGGGTGTCGCACTGGGGATGTTACTGATCGCCGTTATTTCCGCGGCGGGGCTGGGTTTACTGCTGACCACATCTGCACTGGCATTTAGCGTGCTTAAGTATTTAGGGGCCGCTTATCTTATTTATCTGGGGATAAAACTGTGGCGCAGTGCCGGTCAGGCGGCGGATCTATCGGTCGGGCGACGCAGTTCAGTACGCGTTAGATTTTTTGAGGGGCTGGGGATAACTGCACTGAATCCTAAACCTATAGTGTTCTTTTTATCTCTGTTTCCGCAATTCATTGACCCGGCAGCGGCCTATGTACCTCAGTTTGCGTTACTGGCGCTGACTTTTAGCGCTTTGGTGGTAGTCATACACTGTGGCTATGCGGCAGCTGCTAATCTGGCCCGTGATAAACTACGTACGCCTAAGGGCAGTGAAATAATTAATAAAGTAAGCGGAGGGGTATTTGTATGTTTTGGATTAGCTCTGACATCAAGCAAGTAA
- a CDS encoding MTH1187 family thiamine-binding protein, translating to MFVIMDIMVSPGGVGISVSPYVAHCQKIFQEAGLSHQMHSYGTNVEGEWDDVLAAVKRCHEDLHEMGAVRITSHMKLGTRTDKAQTIQDKIDSVNEKM from the coding sequence ATGTTCGTAATCATGGATATCATGGTATCTCCGGGTGGCGTTGGCATATCCGTTTCACCTTACGTCGCGCACTGCCAGAAAATTTTTCAGGAAGCCGGCCTGAGCCATCAGATGCATAGCTATGGCACCAACGTTGAAGGCGAATGGGATGACGTACTGGCTGCGGTAAAACGTTGCCACGAAGACCTGCATGAAATGGGCGCTGTACGTATCACCAGCCACATGAAGCTGGGTACCCGTACCGACAAAGCTCAGACAATTCAGGACAAGATCGACAGCGTAAACGAGAAAATGTAA
- the speB gene encoding agmatinase, producing the protein MTFQAVSVLGIPLDFNSSHLTGAAEAPPIIHKILHNGSANLSSESGVDIGKDNRLTDAGMLTWPDQTSAFPCIQQRAAEVYSAGHKLLSIGGDHSITYPLVKGLQEQRQPLTILHFDAHPDLYDELLGNRHSHACPFARIMEEQLADRLIQVGIRTLNAHQRQQAEKFGVEVHEMRHWQGALSLDIKGPVYISIDLDALDPAFAPGVSHHEPGGLTVREVLTILQQLDAPVIGADIVEYNPSRDINDMTAMVCAKLYKELAALLLKDCQQS; encoded by the coding sequence ATGACGTTTCAGGCGGTATCAGTGCTGGGAATCCCTCTCGACTTTAACTCTTCACACCTGACAGGTGCCGCTGAAGCGCCACCGATTATCCACAAAATACTGCATAACGGCTCAGCCAACCTAAGCAGTGAGAGCGGTGTTGATATAGGCAAAGACAACCGGCTCACAGACGCAGGCATGCTAACCTGGCCCGATCAGACCAGCGCCTTTCCCTGTATCCAGCAACGGGCTGCGGAGGTATATAGTGCCGGTCATAAGTTACTCAGCATTGGTGGCGACCACTCGATCACCTATCCGCTGGTTAAAGGCCTGCAGGAGCAACGGCAGCCGTTAACTATTCTACATTTTGATGCCCATCCAGATCTTTATGACGAACTGCTGGGTAATCGCCACTCCCATGCCTGCCCGTTTGCCCGCATTATGGAAGAGCAACTCGCAGACCGGCTGATACAGGTAGGTATCCGTACACTGAATGCCCATCAGCGGCAGCAAGCGGAAAAATTTGGTGTCGAAGTTCACGAAATGCGTCACTGGCAGGGAGCCCTCTCTCTGGATATAAAAGGACCTGTGTATATCTCAATTGATCTGGATGCGCTGGATCCGGCTTTTGCCCCGGGTGTCTCACATCATGAGCCTGGCGGGCTGACAGTCCGGGAAGTATTAACAATTCTGCAACAGCTGGATGCCCCGGTTATAGGCGCTGATATTGTGGAATACAATCCTTCACGGGATATAAATGATATGACGGCGATGGTGTGCGCAAAGCTTTATAAGGAACTCGCAGCTCTGCTGCTTAAAGACTGCCAGCAAAGCTAA
- a CDS encoding DUF411 domain-containing protein → MKNFSRASQRAAQLLVSIFLSVSFAGFFVGVAQAADPVWQVSEDNTAYPITVYRSTTCGCCKAWVAHLREHNFAVKEVTDSEMNTVKRAFGVPQQMASCHTATVNGKLIEGHVPAQDIKRLLAADNDIRLLSVPGMPSGTPGMDMPGAPKHDFKVYAANTEGEVSVFSEYAGY, encoded by the coding sequence ATGAAAAATTTTTCCCGGGCGAGCCAGCGTGCTGCCCAGTTGTTAGTAAGTATCTTTTTGAGTGTTTCTTTTGCTGGTTTTTTTGTTGGCGTAGCGCAGGCGGCGGATCCTGTCTGGCAGGTCAGCGAGGATAATACGGCCTATCCGATTACTGTGTATCGCAGTACTACCTGTGGCTGCTGTAAGGCCTGGGTGGCACATTTGCGGGAACATAATTTTGCAGTGAAGGAAGTTACGGATTCTGAAATGAATACCGTTAAGCGTGCTTTTGGCGTGCCTCAGCAGATGGCTTCCTGTCATACCGCCACGGTAAACGGTAAGCTGATTGAAGGGCATGTGCCTGCACAGGATATTAAGCGTTTGCTGGCAGCAGACAATGATATCCGCTTGCTGAGCGTACCTGGCATGCCATCCGGTACACCTGGTATGGATATGCCGGGCGCACCTAAGCATGATTTTAAAGTGTATGCGGCAAATACTGAGGGCGAAGTATCTGTCTTCAGCGAATATGCTGGCTACTGA
- a CDS encoding DMT family transporter, producing MSFISPSHLLLVSVAAIWGFAFVAQSAGMDYLGPHSFNAARFILGAVSLVPLWILMGKQRLPQGKTLLYGGILAGSVMFAGFSFQQIGLLYTTAGNAGFITSMYIVLVPIAGIFLGQTTNVNTWIGVVLAVIGLYYLSIGPDLKIGYGDLLELIGAFFWTAHVITIGWLSRKVDAIGLSITQFIVAAIWATGAALIYETPVLGDFQAAWLPLLYAGIASSGIACTLQIIAQRKVPASMTALILSMEALFAVLGGWWLLGEQIGMKELIGCSLMLAGILVSQWPVKRDRSLAAQS from the coding sequence ATGAGTTTTATCAGCCCTTCTCATTTATTGCTGGTCAGCGTGGCAGCAATCTGGGGTTTTGCCTTTGTGGCGCAAAGTGCTGGCATGGATTATCTGGGGCCGCACAGTTTTAATGCAGCGCGTTTTATTTTGGGGGCTGTATCGCTGGTTCCACTGTGGATTCTGATGGGAAAGCAGCGACTACCTCAAGGTAAGACGCTCTTATACGGTGGTATTCTGGCGGGCAGCGTTATGTTCGCAGGGTTCAGTTTTCAGCAAATTGGTCTGTTATATACCACCGCTGGAAATGCGGGTTTTATTACCAGTATGTATATTGTACTGGTGCCTATTGCCGGAATATTTCTGGGTCAGACAACTAACGTAAACACCTGGATTGGCGTCGTTTTGGCAGTCATCGGTTTGTATTACCTGTCGATTGGACCAGATCTTAAGATTGGTTATGGTGATTTACTGGAACTGATAGGTGCCTTTTTCTGGACCGCGCATGTGATTACCATTGGTTGGTTATCCCGTAAGGTGGATGCAATTGGTTTATCGATTACTCAGTTTATAGTGGCTGCAATCTGGGCCACAGGTGCTGCGCTGATTTATGAAACACCTGTGTTGGGTGATTTTCAGGCAGCCTGGTTACCTTTACTGTATGCCGGTATAGCTTCCAGTGGCATTGCCTGTACCCTGCAGATTATTGCGCAGCGTAAAGTGCCAGCCAGTATGACTGCACTCATTTTATCGATGGAGGCGTTGTTTGCCGTTCTGGGTGGCTGGTGGCTTCTGGGTGAGCAGATTGGTATGAAGGAGCTGATTGGCTGTAGCCTGATGCTGGCGGGCATATTGGTAAGTCAGTGGCCGGTTAAACGTGACCGGAGCCTGGCTGCACAAAGTTAA
- a CDS encoding pseudouridine-5'-phosphate glycosidase — MKQYLDIHPDVAVALAAGQPVVALESTIISHGMPYPQNVETALKVEQAIRENGALPATIAIIKGRLKVGLSEDEITYLGKTGKAVIKTSRRDIPFIVAQELDGATTVASTMIIAAMAGVRVFATGGIGGVHRGAETTMDVSADLQELANTSMAVVCAGAKSILDIGLTLEYLETHGVPVIGYQTKTMPAFYTRNSPFGVDYQLDNPTVIAKALQAKWQLGLEGGVVVANPIPEAHALDQDMIDGVIENALREMDEQGVSGKESTPFLLSRVAEVTEGKSLAANIQLVLNNARLAAKIAAEYCKL; from the coding sequence CTGAAACAGTATCTGGATATTCATCCGGATGTCGCCGTTGCACTGGCAGCCGGGCAACCTGTCGTCGCGCTGGAATCCACCATTATTTCCCATGGCATGCCCTATCCACAGAACGTAGAAACCGCCTTAAAAGTAGAACAGGCGATCCGTGAAAACGGCGCATTACCTGCCACTATAGCCATCATCAAAGGTCGTCTGAAAGTTGGCCTGAGTGAAGATGAAATTACCTATCTGGGTAAAACCGGTAAAGCCGTCATCAAAACCAGCCGCCGGGATATTCCGTTTATCGTTGCTCAGGAACTGGACGGGGCAACAACTGTTGCCTCCACTATGATCATTGCAGCAATGGCCGGTGTTCGGGTATTCGCAACCGGCGGTATCGGTGGCGTTCACCGCGGTGCTGAAACCACAATGGACGTATCTGCCGATCTTCAGGAGCTGGCCAACACCTCTATGGCGGTTGTCTGTGCCGGCGCTAAATCTATTCTGGATATAGGCCTGACGCTGGAATATCTGGAAACCCACGGCGTACCTGTTATTGGCTACCAGACCAAAACTATGCCGGCGTTCTATACCCGTAACAGCCCGTTTGGGGTGGATTATCAGCTGGATAACCCAACGGTTATTGCCAAAGCGTTACAGGCTAAATGGCAGCTGGGGCTGGAAGGCGGCGTCGTTGTTGCCAACCCAATTCCTGAAGCCCACGCACTGGATCAGGATATGATTGACGGTGTGATTGAAAACGCCCTGCGGGAAATGGACGAGCAAGGTGTCAGCGGCAAAGAAAGCACGCCTTTCCTGCTGTCCCGGGTTGCTGAAGTAACTGAAGGCAAAAGTCTGGCAGCAAACATTCAGCTGGTACTGAATAACGCCCGTCTGGCAGCTAAAATTGCAGCTGAATACTGCAAACTGTAA
- a CDS encoding Lrp/AsnC family transcriptional regulator: MTDAINRKIIAALQENARISYAELGKRVHLSAPAVAERIRKLEQSGVITGYSLKVNLDKLGYPIVALVQCKVFRTKERQFKALVLSYDEVIECQNVTGEQAFLIKLAVASMSHLDAILEAFCDLSDTNTMMVLSTPVERPLPQTFFNAEAES; the protein is encoded by the coding sequence ATGACCGACGCAATAAACCGTAAAATAATCGCAGCTCTTCAGGAAAACGCTCGTATTTCATATGCAGAATTGGGCAAACGGGTACACCTGTCAGCCCCGGCGGTGGCAGAAAGAATTCGAAAACTAGAACAAAGCGGAGTTATTACCGGTTACAGCCTGAAAGTAAATCTGGATAAGCTCGGCTATCCTATCGTGGCGCTGGTGCAATGCAAGGTATTCCGTACCAAAGAACGTCAGTTTAAAGCACTGGTACTGAGTTATGATGAGGTAATTGAGTGCCAGAACGTCACCGGCGAACAGGCATTTCTTATCAAACTGGCAGTTGCTTCAATGTCACATCTGGATGCCATTCTTGAAGCTTTTTGTGATCTGAGTGATACCAATACCATGATGGTACTGTCCACACCGGTCGAAAGACCTCTGCCCCAGACATTTTTTAACGCTGAGGCAGAGTCTTAA